The DNA region CTCCCGCAAGCGGAGGCTGCGAAAGCTGCGTCGGGCTCGGGCTTTCCGGCGGCCGCAAGGCCTCCGCTTCTCCGCACAGGGCGGCCAGGACGTCGATCTCCGAAAGCGCACCGTAAAAGGGCAGGATCATGGGCTGGGCGCTTAGGTAGGTCCCATCGGGCGCGAAGGCGTCCCCCCAGCTTTCCAAGTAGTGAGCCATGGGTGCATGCCAGTGGCTCGCCTGCGCCGTCTCGTCGGCTAACAAGCCGAGATGGATCACCTGCGGCACGCTCCGCTGCAGTCGCAGCCAATCGAGATCCACAGGCGCGGTGTAGACGGGGTTGGCTCCGAGAATCAGAAGAGCCTGAACATTTTCCTTCCGAATCTCTTCCGCAACCGCCTCCAGAGGCAGTGCCTCGTCCTCCAATGGAGGAATGAGAGCGAGTGCCGACCTCCTTCCGAAAGCCATGTTCATCGCCAAGGCGAGCAGCGCCACGGAAGCGGGAGCGTCCCGACCCGCCATAATCAGCGGCCGCTTGGCTTGGACCAGATCCCGGGCGACCAGTTTCGCCCACTTTTGCACCGGCTCTCCCCAACCCTCTTCCGCCAACCGGCCGAAAGGCTCCAGCTGCCAGAGGCCGCCGGCCGCGAGCTCGCGTGCCACCATGGCCAGAAATGCCGCGTGATCTCCCACCCGCAAGGCCAAGCGATGATCCGCGAAAGCGCCCGCGGACGTCAGCCGCTCCTCGACAACGTAGATCCGGTTCATCTCGTCCTCCGGGTTCCGCAACCGGCGCCGCGCGGCAATTCCCCGGATAGCCGAAGGCCCTTCCTGGTCTCCCGAAGCGAAGTCGCACCCGACGGAAAGAATCACATCGGCTTCCCCCCATCGGGGAAGCAGAGTGAGCCGTTCGCCGAAAAGCCCGCGGGCGGCGGCCGAACGTCCTCCGCTCCCCAATGGCGAATAGGTGGAGAGGAGGGCTTCCGGATAGCGCTTTTGCAACTCCCCGCGCAGCCCGGCGAGCGTCGGAGAGACGGTCGGTTCGACGATCACGGCAAGCCCCGCCCCTTTCTTTTCCCGCCAAGATCCGATCGCCTTGCCGAGGAACTCGGTGAACCTCTGGCGGCCGGCGGGATAGCCATTCTCCAGAAACCCGACGGCGCGATCCGGATCGTAAAGATCGAGGATCGAAGCTTGGATCTGGGGGGTCAGTCCCGCATCGGAAAAGAGCCGGTTGGCCTCCAAGTGCGTAGGCCGTCCCTCATAGGTGGTCACGAAGAGAGGGACGCCGCCGAAGGCTGCGGGGGCCGCCGTGGCGTAGATCAGCGGCTTTCCCGGCACCACCCATTCGGGGCTCGCCGTGTACGGAACCAAGTGCCCTTCCGGACGGCGGCAGCCGGTCAAGCCGATTCCGCCGAGGGCGAAGGACGCCCCCATCAGCCGGAGGAAGGTCCGACGGTTGATCGAATCCCAGGAAAAATCCGGTGGCGGTTCGTTCGCCTTCAAAGAGGAGGGCCGCCCGGCGAGGGGAGGAACATCGCTCCCACGGGTCGCCCGCCGCGTGTTCTTGGTGTCCATCAACGCATCCTCTTCCTAGCCCCGCCTACCGGTGGCAGGCCGCGCAGTTGTCCGACGGCTGGATCTTCGCCGCTTCGATCAGCCGCTTGGCCATATCGACCTGCTGCGACCCGGCCGGAGGTGTCCAGGCAAGATCGAAAACCTTTTCCTGCGGCCGGACGAAATATTCCGGATTCCGGTGGCAATCCAAGCACCAGCTCATGCTCAAAGGGGTCTTGTGATAAATAGTCCTCATCAAGTTCACCTCCCCATGGCAGCTGAAGCAGCTCACACCTCGGTTCACGTGAGCGGAGTGATCGAAGTAGACGTAATCCGGCAACTGGTAGACCCGGGTCCACCGGACCGGCTCCCCGCTTTCCCAACTCTCCCGCAACGCAGCCAGCTTCGGGCTGTCGGCTTTGACCATGCGATGGCAGGACATGCAGGTCTGCGTCGTCGGCACGTTAGAGAAGCCGCTCTTTTCCACAAAACTATGGCAGAAGCGGCAATCGAGTCCCAGACCCGTTACGTGCAGGGAATGGTCGAAAGGAATCGGCTGCTCGGGCATGTAGCCGACCCGCGTGTATTTGGGAGTAAAGTAGTAGGCGACCCCGGCAACTGTCAGGGCGGCAATGATGAGAATCCCCACGACGATCTTCCCGGGAAGCTCATTGGCCGCTTTCCCGAAGAGATTCGCCATTCGTTATTCCTCAACGCTCCGAAAAATTCTTCCCGGCACGAGGAACCCGTCGCCGGATACCGCTACCTCCTCCCGTACTGAAAACCGGCTAGCACACCGGTGCCCGAGGAACAAGCCTTTTGGCCGGCAAGACGCCGAGGAAAAGAACACGCCGGCTCGCATTCCCTGTGCGTGGCAGGGGAGAGAATCGAACTCTCGACCAAGGGCTTATGAAACCCCTGCTCTGCCGCTGAGCTACCCTGCCCGACGAATTCGGCCCGACCTCTCCGCGGCCACGACCCGATTGCCGCTATTGTTTTGGGAACTCGGGGAAGGTCAACCAAATTCCAGACCCCCCCAAGCCCAGAAAGAACTTTGCCTTTGGCTGAATCCCTCTACAATCTCCTCATCCGCTTGAGCGGGCTGTAGCGCAGTCTGGCTAGCGCGCTTGGTTCGGGACCAAGAGGTCCAGGGTTCAAATCCCTGCAGCCCGATCGGGGTTGAACGTGGGAGCGGGTTTTTCGCGCACCGCAGGCGGCTCGCTCCGGGCTTATTTCGCCCATGAAGCCGTGGAATGCGCCCCCGGGCACCGGTCCTCGATCCTGGGAGTTTTTTCCCTCCCTGACCGCGAAGAAGCTCCCGCACGGCTTTTCGCTCCGCACCAGCGTGATCGACCGTGCCCCTCCGCTTGCCGATTTGGGCATCGATCCCGACCGCGTCGTTGAAGCCGAGCAGCCTCACGGTGACCGAATCGCTTTCGTCGAGGACGCCGCCTGCCGGTTGTACTCGGGCGTCGACGGTCTCCTCACCGAATGCCGCGGAGTCGCCCTCAAAATCCGCGTAGCCGACTGCGCCGCCGTCTACCTCTTCGATCCGGAGATTCCCGCGATCGGCCTCGTCCATTCCGGCCGCAGGGGGAG from Methylacidimicrobium sp. AP8 includes:
- a CDS encoding polyphenol oxidase family protein; amino-acid sequence: MKPWNAPPGTGPRSWEFFPSLTAKKLPHGFSLRTSVIDRAPPLADLGIDPDRVVEAEQPHGDRIAFVEDAACRLYSGVDGLLTECRGVALKIRVADCAAVYLFDPEIPAIGLVHSGRRGSEARIVVKAIEGFRKRWSTPAERLIVQISPCIRPPHYEVDFARQIREQARSLGVRSLFDCGTCTACHLDRYFSYRAEKGKTGRMWAVAMLAP
- a CDS encoding cytochrome c3 family protein produces the protein MANLFGKAANELPGKIVVGILIIAALTVAGVAYYFTPKYTRVGYMPEQPIPFDHSLHVTGLGLDCRFCHSFVEKSGFSNVPTTQTCMSCHRMVKADSPKLAALRESWESGEPVRWTRVYQLPDYVYFDHSAHVNRGVSCFSCHGEVNLMRTIYHKTPLSMSWCLDCHRNPEYFVRPQEKVFDLAWTPPAGSQQVDMAKRLIEAAKIQPSDNCAACHR